A part of Vulcanisaeta moutnovskia 768-28 genomic DNA contains:
- a CDS encoding hydrogenase iron-sulfur subunit, producing MPTNRILILGGGIAGIEAALALANMGYRVTLVEKSPAIGGKMAMLDKTFPTLDCSICIEGPLISDVARHPYIELLSPAELLDLSGSPGDFKARILVKPRYVTDDCTKCGQCEDVCPVVVPSEFEAGIGARKAIYLPFPQAEPLPFPQAEPGIYMLDIDHCLNKPPNYFPCDRCAKACDRNAIIYTMMPKVIERDVAAVIVSTGFELERSDILGEYGYGKHMDVVTSLEFERLVNASGPSSGVVVKPSTGEEPENVLLVSCVGSRNNKYNDYCSGFCCTYLLKQGIYAKVLHGIKNVTIMYMNDVRTYGKGFESFFDRALKEGVNIVWGRPEIVGERNGKIIVRFEDTRNKKVTMKEYDMVVLAPSIKPVSDMNKLSKILSISLNRAGFVRAESTNPTLTTRPGIFVAGSVSKPRDISESVVTGLAAAIQAIRYAGPGMIEEEKYEETIEPYPIRVGVFVCHCGTNIAGVADVPALVEAAKQMPGVVHAEDLQFACAKSSLDRITEVIKEKKLNRVVIASCSPVTHLRFFQDSAKRAGLNPYLVEMTNIRNLDTWVHNDRKAATEKAKDMIRMAVAKTHHMVPLNTIKLPVIKRALVVGCGPAGLAAATGLAGAGIETILVEKADECGGMLRHLNRLEPEGIEARKLLDKMVEEAKEVGVKFMLGATIKDVSGFTGSFHVVLSNGAEFDVGAIVVTTGAKPYIPSEFNYGKDPRVLTTLDLENGKTVDGKNVAVINCVGSRTSGRGCSKYCCAVGLSKAIELRNQGKNVVLIYRDIMGVDPEVEDLYKKARDAGVLFIRIPRKAELTEAIKMDNDKLIVNDVELGDDVEVPFDNIVLNIGLVPSEDTDEVSKVLRLSKDQEGFLMEAHPKLGPVDTMTPGIFIAGAARGPKNVAETIAEGYAAASRALMMLAQGYVTKEPFIPKFDWSKCTKCGLCIKACPYGAIRGVPGKWIEHIPAACQGCGSCVAECPQDAITLEALSDDAIMAQIDAALAEEPEKKVVMFTCAYCSYWAADNAGIFKMQYPPYARIIRLQCSSRLSWKHVKHAFELGAAGVFVTGCRLGDCHYITANYNTVKRFENWKKRLKNIGVREERFQLRLFGAPDVVDLVETMKEAEKVVKTVTKEEIEQTKQRIKQLR from the coding sequence ATGCCCACAAACAGGATTCTTATTCTAGGTGGTGGTATTGCTGGTATTGAAGCTGCCCTGGCTTTAGCCAACATGGGTTATAGGGTTACGCTTGTTGAGAAGTCCCCAGCTATTGGCGGTAAGATGGCGATGCTCGATAAGACATTTCCAACACTGGATTGTAGCATATGTATAGAGGGTCCATTAATAAGTGATGTTGCTAGGCATCCATACATCGAGTTATTATCGCCAGCCGAACTACTTGATTTATCAGGATCTCCAGGCGACTTTAAGGCTAGGATACTCGTTAAACCCAGATACGTAACTGATGATTGCACCAAATGTGGCCAGTGTGAAGATGTATGTCCGGTGGTTGTTCCTAGTGAGTTTGAGGCAGGTATTGGCGCGAGGAAGGCCATATACCTACCATTCCCACAGGCGGAACCACTACCATTCCCACAGGCGGAACCAGGTATATACATGCTGGATATAGATCATTGTCTCAATAAACCACCAAATTACTTTCCATGTGATAGGTGCGCCAAGGCATGTGATAGGAATGCCATAATATACACAATGATGCCAAAGGTCATAGAGCGCGACGTGGCTGCCGTGATCGTGTCAACCGGTTTCGAACTTGAAAGGAGTGACATCCTTGGAGAGTATGGATATGGCAAGCATATGGATGTTGTAACCTCACTTGAATTTGAGAGGCTTGTTAATGCGTCAGGACCATCAAGTGGTGTCGTTGTTAAACCGAGCACCGGCGAGGAGCCAGAGAACGTATTGCTTGTGTCCTGTGTTGGCTCAAGAAATAATAAGTATAATGATTATTGTTCAGGTTTTTGCTGCACATACTTGCTTAAACAAGGTATATACGCCAAGGTACTTCATGGCATTAAAAATGTGACTATAATGTACATGAATGATGTTAGGACGTACGGTAAGGGATTCGAGAGTTTCTTCGATAGAGCCCTCAAGGAAGGGGTAAACATTGTTTGGGGTAGACCGGAGATAGTTGGTGAGAGGAATGGTAAGATAATCGTTAGGTTTGAGGATACCAGGAATAAAAAAGTTACTATGAAGGAGTATGACATGGTTGTTCTCGCACCTTCCATAAAACCTGTTAGCGACATGAATAAGTTAAGTAAAATATTAAGCATTTCATTGAATAGGGCTGGCTTTGTAAGAGCAGAGTCAACAAATCCCACATTAACCACAAGACCAGGTATTTTTGTTGCCGGTTCAGTTAGTAAACCTAGGGATATCTCCGAATCAGTGGTCACTGGATTAGCCGCTGCAATACAGGCAATTAGGTATGCAGGTCCTGGTATGATTGAGGAGGAGAAGTATGAGGAAACTATAGAGCCATACCCAATCAGGGTAGGTGTATTTGTATGCCACTGCGGCACAAATATAGCCGGTGTAGCCGACGTACCAGCCTTGGTTGAAGCAGCTAAGCAAATGCCTGGCGTTGTCCATGCTGAGGATCTCCAATTCGCATGTGCAAAGTCATCACTAGACAGAATAACAGAGGTAATAAAGGAGAAGAAACTGAATAGAGTGGTCATTGCTTCATGTTCCCCAGTTACGCATCTCAGATTTTTCCAAGACTCCGCCAAGAGGGCTGGCCTTAATCCATACCTCGTGGAGATGACTAACATTAGGAACCTAGACACTTGGGTGCACAACGATAGGAAGGCGGCCACAGAGAAGGCGAAGGACATGATAAGGATGGCGGTAGCCAAGACTCATCACATGGTACCATTAAATACGATAAAACTGCCAGTAATTAAGAGGGCATTGGTTGTTGGTTGTGGGCCAGCTGGTCTCGCGGCAGCTACTGGATTAGCCGGTGCAGGTATTGAGACAATACTTGTCGAGAAGGCTGATGAGTGCGGTGGCATGCTTAGGCATCTAAATAGGCTTGAGCCTGAGGGTATTGAGGCTAGGAAGTTACTCGATAAAATGGTTGAGGAGGCTAAGGAGGTCGGTGTTAAGTTCATGCTTGGGGCAACGATTAAGGATGTCTCTGGATTCACAGGAAGCTTCCATGTAGTTCTTAGCAATGGTGCAGAATTTGATGTTGGTGCGATAGTAGTTACTACGGGTGCTAAGCCTTACATACCAAGTGAATTTAATTATGGTAAGGATCCCAGGGTATTAACAACATTAGATCTTGAGAATGGGAAGACCGTTGATGGCAAGAATGTGGCAGTAATAAACTGCGTTGGTTCTAGGACCAGTGGTAGGGGATGTTCAAAGTATTGTTGTGCCGTGGGTTTGAGTAAGGCAATTGAACTAAGGAACCAGGGTAAGAATGTAGTCCTAATTTATAGGGATATAATGGGTGTTGATCCCGAGGTCGAAGATCTATACAAGAAAGCTAGGGATGCTGGCGTTCTCTTCATTAGAATACCAAGAAAGGCGGAATTAACCGAGGCTATAAAGATGGATAATGATAAGTTGATAGTTAATGATGTTGAGTTAGGGGATGATGTTGAGGTACCATTTGACAATATTGTCCTTAACATAGGCTTAGTACCAAGTGAGGATACGGACGAGGTCTCTAAGGTACTGAGACTTTCCAAGGATCAGGAGGGCTTCTTAATGGAGGCTCATCCGAAACTTGGCCCCGTGGATACGATGACGCCTGGAATATTCATAGCAGGTGCTGCCAGGGGTCCAAAGAACGTGGCTGAGACAATAGCTGAGGGTTACGCAGCTGCATCAAGGGCGTTGATGATGCTTGCCCAGGGCTATGTCACTAAAGAGCCATTTATTCCAAAGTTTGATTGGTCTAAATGCACTAAGTGCGGTCTCTGTATTAAGGCTTGTCCATATGGTGCCATTAGGGGTGTACCGGGTAAATGGATTGAGCACATACCAGCCGCTTGTCAGGGCTGTGGTTCATGCGTGGCCGAGTGTCCACAGGACGCCATAACACTTGAGGCTTTAAGTGATGATGCTATTATGGCTCAGATTGATGCTGCCCTGGCTGAGGAGCCTGAGAAGAAGGTTGTCATGTTCACATGCGCCTACTGTTCCTACTGGGCCGCCGATAATGCTGGCATATTTAAGATGCAATACCCACCATATGCTAGGATTATTAGACTTCAGTGCAGTTCTAGGTTGTCTTGGAAACATGTTAAGCATGCCTTTGAGCTTGGTGCTGCTGGAGTTTTCGTGACTGGTTGTAGGCTCGGTGACTGCCACTACATAACCGCGAACTACAACACGGTCAAGAGATTCGAAAACTGGAAGAAGAGATTAAAGAACATAGGTGTGAGGGAAGAGAGGTTCCAATTAAGACTATTTGGTGCTCCGGATGTAGTTGACCTTGTCGAAACTATGAAGGAGGCTGAGAAGGTTGTTAAGACTGTGACTAAGGAGGAGATTGAGCAGACGAAACAAAGAATAAAGCAATTGAGGTGA
- the rgy gene encoding reverse gyrase — protein MEKQPIVIYRKACPNCGGDITSDRLGAGLPCYKCLPEVAKKVANTIEVLNTLEKLGTINRLKSLSNLINEYNEFMNMFKKVVGTNMWGAQRLWTRRLIKGKSFAIVAPTGSGKTTFGMMASLYIALRKRSKVLIVVPTSTLAYDVHRRLSEYSGKMNSNIRIIMASSILYKQELIDAMNAIENGDFDILIITNAFLPRHMDLLRKYRFSLIFVDDVDSVLKASSKNIDRLLLLLGINEEALHKALTVVDLMKKLRKAIRFRASDEEINKLKEDIKKLSTELSNYVKSNNIGILIASGALTRIRRTARLFLFREFLGFETGGRAEGLRNVVDAYTRPKDSLVSAAVEIVKRLGGGGIIYVPPDLREIIDELSEKLNNNGIKAAAYLKPSKSLLNDFVDGKIDVLIGLATSRSSLVRGIDLPQRIAYVVFVGVPRMKFRIKLEEFTPMRYLMFLFNIRNIVPQYLRNDVDRVIARLRNLTALNQEQVNNLLMAIEENRELSGFDKYAADVIKDAVDLVNKLLSDPGIRRAIEQSNEVGLEYRGNDLYVIIPDLTTYIQGSGRTSRLYVGGVSLGLSVLIVDNEKVFNGLVRNLRYRLEDVKVQDINEINIDELMKKIRNERELIRNIMLGRIPNQFLEKDPLRTAFVIVESPTKARTIANFFGVPTRRETGPLVIYEATLGNLYLLITATKGHMWDLIPAAPADVKSFSSFLRSEKLLDYYGILRAGNNFVPIYGTIKRCPVGGETYTEDINVCKIHGAELIDAMDIVNAVRDIATEVDQVMIGTDPDAEGEKIAWDVYMMLRPYVGNIARIEFHEVTKKAIIDAIMNPRTISLSMVGAQLVRRIEDRWIGFGLSQIVQEKFGRRTLSAGRVQTPVLGWIIERYDESRKDKIYTVTMTLSNGIKIRLGIPPDKEELVKTLKALHRNKAVDAVIKVAVTKVGETEEELNPPPPYTTDALLRDSANILGLSVEQTMAIAQELFESGLITYHRTDSTRVSSVGIGIAKEYISEKVSSDYFVGRTWGGKEIGAHECIRPTRPIDSDDLRNLLNTGLLQLAIKVTANHLRVYDLIFKRFIASQMKSAKVMKEKLRISVYFNGVDTHDEEIERISKILEPGFTRFWGYLEGKEYQELTPGEYNVTSIDYIKKVSRTLPLREGDIIAMMKERGIGRPSTYAKIVDVILKRRYALVVGRRTRYVVPTNLGRQVYKFLTEDNKEFSDLVSEERTRMVEKHMDDVEVGERDYMDVLNELFNEAISKGILKENVIS, from the coding sequence ATGGAGAAACAACCAATAGTAATATATCGAAAAGCATGCCCAAACTGTGGGGGAGACATAACATCGGATAGATTGGGCGCTGGATTACCATGTTATAAGTGCTTACCTGAGGTGGCAAAGAAGGTGGCAAACACAATTGAGGTATTAAATACATTAGAGAAGCTCGGTACAATTAACAGGCTTAAATCATTGTCGAACTTAATCAATGAATATAACGAATTCATGAACATGTTTAAGAAAGTAGTTGGAACAAATATGTGGGGTGCCCAAAGACTATGGACAAGGAGACTCATTAAAGGCAAGAGCTTCGCAATAGTTGCACCAACGGGTAGTGGAAAGACAACATTTGGTATGATGGCATCACTATACATTGCCTTAAGAAAAAGGAGTAAGGTATTAATAGTCGTTCCAACATCAACACTGGCTTACGACGTCCATAGAAGGTTAAGTGAATATTCAGGGAAAATGAATAGCAACATAAGGATTATTATGGCTTCATCTATACTATACAAACAGGAGTTGATAGATGCAATGAACGCCATTGAAAATGGCGACTTCGATATATTGATAATAACAAACGCCTTTTTACCAAGACACATGGATTTACTCAGAAAGTATAGGTTTTCGCTGATTTTCGTTGATGATGTAGATAGCGTATTAAAAGCATCCAGCAAAAACATTGATAGATTATTACTACTGCTTGGTATTAATGAGGAGGCCCTCCATAAGGCCTTGACCGTTGTTGATTTAATGAAGAAGCTTAGGAAGGCTATTAGATTCAGGGCAAGTGATGAGGAAATTAATAAACTTAAGGAAGATATTAAGAAACTAAGTACTGAACTAAGTAATTATGTAAAGAGCAATAATATAGGCATATTGATAGCCTCAGGAGCATTAACAAGAATTAGAAGAACGGCTAGGTTGTTCCTGTTTAGGGAATTCCTTGGTTTCGAAACTGGTGGCAGAGCCGAGGGATTAAGAAATGTAGTTGATGCTTATACTAGACCTAAGGACTCCTTGGTGAGTGCAGCGGTTGAGATAGTAAAGAGACTAGGCGGTGGAGGAATAATATATGTACCACCCGATCTGAGGGAAATTATCGATGAATTAAGTGAAAAATTGAATAATAATGGAATAAAGGCTGCAGCATACCTTAAGCCAAGTAAGTCATTACTTAATGATTTTGTTGATGGAAAGATCGACGTACTCATTGGTCTTGCAACATCTAGGTCCTCCTTGGTTAGGGGTATTGATTTACCTCAGAGAATAGCTTATGTGGTTTTTGTCGGGGTTCCGCGCATGAAGTTTAGGATAAAACTTGAGGAGTTCACACCAATGAGATATTTAATGTTTCTATTTAATATTAGAAATATTGTGCCTCAATACTTGAGGAACGATGTTGATAGAGTCATTGCAAGACTTAGAAATTTAACGGCACTTAATCAGGAGCAGGTGAATAATTTATTGATGGCAATTGAGGAAAATAGAGAATTGAGTGGATTTGATAAATACGCGGCTGATGTGATTAAGGATGCTGTCGATCTTGTGAATAAGTTATTAAGTGATCCAGGTATTAGAAGAGCAATTGAACAATCTAATGAGGTTGGTCTTGAGTATAGGGGTAATGATCTTTACGTAATTATTCCTGACCTAACAACGTATATTCAGGGAAGTGGTAGAACATCAAGGTTATACGTTGGTGGCGTATCCCTAGGATTATCAGTATTAATAGTAGACAATGAGAAGGTATTCAACGGCTTAGTTAGAAATCTTAGGTATAGGCTTGAGGATGTTAAGGTCCAGGACATTAATGAGATAAATATTGATGAGCTAATGAAGAAGATTAGGAATGAGAGAGAATTAATAAGGAATATAATGCTTGGGAGAATCCCCAATCAATTCCTTGAGAAAGATCCACTAAGAACCGCATTTGTTATTGTGGAATCACCAACGAAAGCAAGAACCATTGCGAACTTCTTTGGTGTACCTACAAGGAGGGAGACAGGCCCATTAGTTATTTATGAAGCCACTTTAGGTAACCTATACCTATTAATAACCGCCACTAAGGGCCATATGTGGGATTTAATACCCGCTGCTCCAGCAGACGTTAAGAGCTTCTCTTCATTTTTAAGGTCAGAAAAACTCCTTGATTATTATGGAATACTTAGAGCTGGTAATAATTTCGTACCAATTTATGGCACGATAAAGAGATGCCCCGTTGGTGGTGAGACGTATACTGAGGATATCAATGTTTGCAAGATACATGGTGCTGAGCTCATTGACGCCATGGACATAGTTAACGCGGTAAGGGATATCGCTACTGAGGTTGATCAAGTAATGATTGGCACTGATCCTGACGCCGAAGGTGAGAAAATAGCCTGGGATGTATATATGATGTTGAGACCCTATGTGGGTAATATTGCTAGGATTGAGTTCCATGAGGTCACTAAGAAAGCCATTATTGATGCGATAATGAACCCAAGAACCATAAGCCTCAGTATGGTTGGTGCTCAGTTAGTAAGGAGGATTGAGGATAGGTGGATAGGATTCGGACTTAGCCAAATAGTCCAGGAAAAGTTCGGTAGGAGGACCCTATCGGCAGGTAGGGTTCAAACACCAGTCCTTGGCTGGATAATAGAAAGATATGATGAGAGCAGGAAAGATAAGATTTACACGGTTACCATGACATTAAGCAACGGCATAAAGATAAGGCTAGGTATACCACCTGATAAGGAGGAGTTGGTAAAGACCCTCAAGGCTCTGCATAGAAATAAAGCCGTTGATGCGGTGATTAAGGTTGCAGTAACAAAGGTCGGGGAAACTGAGGAAGAATTGAACCCACCACCACCATATACCACGGATGCCCTATTAAGGGATTCGGCGAATATACTTGGTTTAAGCGTTGAACAAACAATGGCAATTGCGCAGGAATTATTTGAGTCAGGTCTCATAACATATCATAGAACCGACAGCACCAGAGTATCTAGTGTGGGTATTGGCATTGCTAAGGAGTACATAAGCGAGAAAGTCAGTTCTGATTACTTCGTAGGCAGGACTTGGGGTGGTAAGGAAATTGGCGCCCACGAGTGCATAAGACCAACGAGACCCATTGATAGTGATGATTTAAGGAACCTACTTAATACTGGGTTACTTCAGTTAGCAATTAAGGTTACAGCAAATCACTTAAGGGTTTACGACTTAATATTTAAGAGATTCATCGCAAGCCAGATGAAGAGTGCTAAAGTTATGAAGGAGAAGTTAAGAATAAGTGTTTATTTTAATGGTGTTGATACTCATGACGAGGAAATTGAGAGAATCTCAAAAATACTAGAGCCAGGCTTTACGAGATTTTGGGGCTATCTTGAGGGTAAGGAATACCAAGAACTTACACCAGGTGAATATAACGTGACTAGTATTGATTACATTAAGAAGGTGAGTAGAACATTACCACTTAGGGAGGGTGATATAATCGCCATGATGAAGGAGAGAGGTATTGGTAGACCAAGCACCTATGCCAAGATTGTTGATGTAATACTGAAGAGACGTTATGCCTTAGTTGTCGGCAGGAGGACTAGGTATGTTGTACCTACGAATCTTGGCCGTCAAGTCTATAAGTTCTTGACTGAGGATAATAAGGAATTCAGCGACTTAGTTAGTGAGGAGAGGACTAGGATGGTTGAGAAGCATATGGATGATGTTGAGGTTGGTGAAAGGGATTACATGGATGTGCTTAATGAGTTATTTAACGAGGCGATAAGTAAGGGAATACTTAAGGAGAACGTTATTAGTTAA
- a CDS encoding 4Fe-4S dicluster domain-containing protein, whose translation MRRLVNLHKMKRPIGKIIVNPDLCKDCRFCIEFCPNDVLEESKDVNIKGYHYPVVKPGKELDCVACRMCEKVCPDFAITVVSEEYITYDKYYGVSRHAHSG comes from the coding sequence ATGCGTAGGCTCGTTAATCTCCATAAGATGAAACGACCAATTGGTAAGATTATCGTTAACCCTGATCTTTGCAAGGATTGCAGGTTCTGTATTGAGTTTTGCCCTAATGACGTTCTTGAAGAATCTAAGGACGTCAACATCAAGGGTTATCACTACCCAGTTGTTAAACCAGGTAAGGAACTTGACTGTGTTGCTTGTAGAATGTGCGAGAAGGTTTGCCCTGACTTCGCCATTACCGTTGTTTCAGAGGAATACATAACTTATGATAAATACTATGGGGTGAGTAGGCATGCCCACAGTGGCTGA
- a CDS encoding 2-oxoacid:acceptor oxidoreductase family protein gives MQQQLDQIRIRLMGLGGHGIVFAGRLLGMAAAMGGLDSILTITYSPEQRGGWSRADLIIAKEMVDYPLIDEADVFLATNQQAFSLEFKSLRKGGIFIYESTIYKPAISNTNDYVIIPVPATEIAESVTGRRLTMNVVLVGVITAILEPLLKEDYIINAIRNVTRRAGKLDTSIQEMNIKAFQAGFDYGRKFLQGLR, from the coding sequence ATGCAACAACAGCTCGATCAGATACGTATTAGGCTTATGGGGCTTGGCGGTCATGGCATAGTCTTTGCCGGCAGACTTCTGGGTATGGCAGCTGCAATGGGTGGTCTTGACTCAATACTAACAATAACGTATAGTCCTGAACAGAGAGGTGGTTGGTCTAGAGCTGATCTTATAATAGCTAAGGAGATGGTTGATTATCCGCTTATTGATGAAGCTGACGTATTCCTTGCAACTAATCAACAGGCATTTAGTCTTGAGTTTAAGAGTCTCCGTAAGGGTGGTATATTTATTTATGAAAGTACAATATATAAACCAGCAATTTCAAATACTAATGATTACGTAATAATTCCTGTACCAGCAACGGAAATAGCGGAAAGTGTAACGGGCAGGAGATTAACAATGAACGTAGTCCTTGTTGGTGTTATTACGGCAATTCTCGAACCACTATTAAAGGAGGATTATATAATTAATGCAATAAGGAATGTGACGAGGAGGGCTGGTAAGCTCGATACTTCCATCCAGGAAATGAACATAAAGGCGTTCCAGGCGGGATTTGATTATGGTCGTAAATTCCTACAGGGGTTAAGGTGA
- a CDS encoding thiamine pyrophosphate-dependent enzyme, producing the protein MSVEAEVTTTGVKVELPKSYEDIKDLIRIDRLPHIWCPGCGLGILLKLLARAIKNSGIPIEKHVIVTGIGCTGRLGGYLKLDAYHVTHGRAIPFAVGLKMANPELEVTVVGGDGDILAIGGNHFIHAARRNDDINVIIVNNFIYGMTGGQYSPTTPKGAKTTTSPYGHYENPFNVPLLAYAAGASYVARWTVLHQNELYQSLLDMFKVKGFAVVEVLSPCIIYTDRNAMGDAVDLMKVLKERPVIDHNANLADLEIDFSMKKVILGNFVKRERPISYG; encoded by the coding sequence ATGAGTGTAGAGGCTGAAGTAACAACCACGGGAGTTAAGGTAGAGCTTCCCAAGTCCTATGAGGATATTAAGGACTTAATAAGGATTGATAGATTACCGCATATATGGTGCCCAGGATGTGGATTAGGGATACTACTTAAGCTATTAGCGAGGGCTATAAAGAACTCTGGCATACCAATTGAGAAGCACGTGATAGTCACAGGCATAGGCTGCACGGGTAGGCTTGGTGGGTATTTAAAGTTAGATGCATATCACGTAACTCATGGTAGGGCTATACCATTTGCCGTGGGTCTAAAAATGGCTAATCCAGAACTCGAGGTGACGGTAGTCGGCGGTGATGGTGACATACTGGCCATTGGTGGTAACCACTTCATACACGCTGCTAGGAGGAATGATGATATTAATGTCATAATAGTAAACAATTTTATCTATGGAATGACTGGTGGGCAATACAGCCCAACTACACCTAAGGGTGCTAAGACGACGACATCACCGTATGGTCATTACGAGAATCCATTCAATGTACCATTACTAGCATATGCAGCAGGGGCTTCATATGTGGCTAGGTGGACTGTCCTACACCAGAATGAGCTTTATCAATCCCTCCTTGATATGTTTAAGGTTAAGGGCTTTGCTGTTGTTGAGGTCTTATCGCCCTGCATAATCTATACTGATAGAAATGCCATGGGTGATGCTGTCGACTTAATGAAGGTTTTGAAGGAGAGACCGGTAATAGATCATAATGCGAACTTGGCTGATTTAGAAATAGACTTTAGCATGAAGAAGGTAATCCTGGGAAATTTTGTGAAAAGAGAGAGACCTATTTCATATGGATAG
- a CDS encoding 2-oxoacid:acceptor oxidoreductase subunit alpha: MPTVAELYKKDLDKLLRPGIHFLDGNTAVAEGAVTAGCRFYGGYPITPSNEIAEYMSYRLPQVNGKFIQMEDEIGSIMSVLGASAAGVKSMTATSGPGFSLMQEEIGLGSMLEIPAVIVNVMRAGPSTGIPTLLGQGDILQAKYGSHGDYEIVAYLPANPQEAFDFTIKAFNMAEKYRVVAIVLSDQLIGHMYGKVRVPEFDEIEIVERPKPTVPPDQYLPYDSRYLVPPMAIAGTGYRANNESLTHTDKGYPTTDRDSSFKLVMRLVRKIRENEKEIAEWEEYLLDDAEYVIVSYGSTSGSVRRAIKVLRAQGYRVGMLRPKTAWPFPGWVVENLVSRGIQKLITVEVNMGKMYHVVREFSKGVPVEHIPYAPGYIPDPDYVINNVRKVIEK, encoded by the coding sequence ATGCCCACAGTGGCTGAGCTTTATAAAAAGGATCTGGATAAATTATTGAGGCCTGGTATTCACTTTCTAGATGGTAATACTGCGGTTGCTGAGGGTGCGGTAACGGCCGGTTGTAGATTTTACGGTGGTTACCCAATAACTCCGTCAAATGAGATTGCTGAGTATATGTCGTATAGGTTACCTCAGGTTAATGGTAAGTTCATACAGATGGAGGATGAGATAGGTAGCATAATGTCTGTATTAGGCGCATCGGCTGCTGGGGTTAAGTCGATGACAGCAACATCAGGTCCTGGCTTCTCCCTAATGCAGGAGGAGATTGGGCTTGGCTCAATGCTTGAGATTCCAGCTGTGATTGTTAATGTTATGAGGGCAGGTCCATCAACAGGAATACCAACATTACTAGGGCAGGGTGACATTCTTCAGGCTAAGTATGGTTCTCATGGCGATTATGAAATAGTGGCTTACCTGCCGGCTAATCCTCAGGAGGCCTTTGACTTCACGATAAAGGCCTTCAATATGGCTGAGAAATATAGGGTAGTAGCAATAGTGCTTTCTGATCAATTAATTGGGCATATGTATGGTAAGGTCAGGGTTCCTGAGTTTGATGAGATTGAGATCGTTGAGAGACCAAAGCCAACGGTACCGCCAGATCAATATCTACCCTATGATAGTAGGTATTTAGTACCGCCCATGGCTATTGCCGGTACTGGCTATAGGGCTAATAATGAATCATTAACACATACTGACAAGGGATATCCAACCACTGATAGGGATTCTTCGTTTAAGCTCGTCATGAGGCTCGTCCGTAAGATTAGGGAGAATGAGAAGGAAATAGCGGAGTGGGAGGAGTACTTACTTGATGATGCTGAGTATGTCATTGTTTCCTATGGCTCGACCTCAGGCTCTGTAAGGAGAGCAATAAAGGTATTGAGGGCACAGGGCTATAGGGTTGGTATGCTTAGGCCGAAGACGGCTTGGCCATTCCCTGGTTGGGTTGTGGAGAACTTGGTTTCGAGGGGCATTCAGAAGCTCATAACTGTTGAGGTCAATATGGGCAAGATGTACCATGTAGTTAGGGAGTTTTCTAAGGGGGTTCCTGTGGAGCATATACCGTATGCCCCTGGTTATATTCCTGATCCTGATTATGTAATAAATAATGTGAGAAAGGTGATCGAGAAATGA
- a CDS encoding serine protein kinase RIO: MSVHDNIDRIIRNRVESRRFRIKDIDQLKTVDDVFNQYTIDALRELMNKHIVQEVYGPVAQGKEAKVIWAKASDGTDIALKIFYTSTAQFIRGRYKYLLGDPRFANARITNTRKLIEYWCKKEFSNLSDAYNAGVRVPKPITFNRNILVMEFISYEGYSGVPAPLIKDAPPKDPEIAYLTIIRYIERAFILGKIIHSDLSEFNIVNTGNELVIIDWGSAVKANHPNATEFLLRDIENVSRYFSKEFRLKVFDGKALLGALLRRYEIKGEVIGDREGWLLINGKRLIDDLT, encoded by the coding sequence GTGAGTGTTCACGATAATATAGATAGAATTATTCGGAATAGAGTAGAGAGTAGGAGGTTTAGAATAAAGGATATTGATCAGTTAAAGACTGTTGACGACGTATTTAATCAATACACAATAGATGCCCTAAGGGAATTAATGAATAAACACATCGTTCAGGAGGTTTACGGACCAGTTGCGCAGGGTAAAGAGGCTAAGGTGATATGGGCTAAGGCGTCTGACGGCACGGATATTGCACTGAAGATATTCTACACATCTACAGCACAATTCATTAGGGGTAGGTATAAGTACCTGCTTGGTGATCCACGATTTGCCAATGCAAGGATCACGAATACGAGAAAGCTTATTGAGTATTGGTGCAAGAAGGAGTTTAGCAATTTAAGCGATGCATATAATGCAGGGGTTAGGGTACCTAAGCCGATAACCTTCAATAGGAATATCCTGGTCATGGAATTCATAAGCTATGAGGGATATAGTGGCGTGCCAGCACCATTAATTAAGGATGCACCGCCTAAAGACCCTGAAATAGCCTATCTCACAATTATTAGGTATATCGAGAGAGCGTTTATTCTGGGTAAAATAATTCATTCAGACTTAAGTGAATTCAATATTGTAAACACAGGAAATGAGTTAGTAATAATTGATTGGGGTAGCGCCGTAAAGGCTAATCACCCTAACGCGACTGAGTTCCTGCTTAGAGACATTGAAAATGTAAGTAGGTACTTTAGTAAGGAATTTCGCCTTAAGGTGTTTGATGGTAAGGCATTGCTCGGTGCCTTACTACGTAGATATGAAATTAAGGGTGAAGTAATAGGCGATAGGGAGGGTTGGTTATTAATAAACGGTAAGAGATTAATCGATGATTTGACCTAG